The region AAGTAGAGCAAGAGCAACCAATACACCTACAGTATTTTGGTTAGATAAAAACAGAGCTCATGATGCAGAATTAATTAAAAAAGTAGAAAAATATTTACCTAATCATGATACATCTGGATTAGATATTAGAGTACTTTCACCAGAAGAAGCTACTCATTTTACACTTGCACGCATTAAAAAAGGTGAAGATACCATATCTGTTACAGGAAATGTTTTACGTGACTATCTAACAGATTTATTCCCGATTTTAGAATTAGGAACAAGTGCAAAAATGTTATCTATTGTACCATTAATGAATGGAGGTGGATTATTTGAAACTGGTGCTGGAGGTTCTGCTCCTAAACACGTTCAGCAACTTTTAGAAGAAAACCACTTACGTTGGGATTCTTTAGGTGAGTTTTTAGCATTAGCAGTATCTCTTGAACATATGTCTGAAACTACTAAAAATAATAAAGCTTTAGTATTAGCTGAGACTTTAGATGAGGCTACTGGAAAATTATTAGATAACGGAAAATCTCCATCACGAAAAGTTAATGAATTAGATAACCGTGGAAGTCACTTTTATTTAGCACTTTATTGGGCTGAAGCACTAGCTGCACAAACTAAAGACGAAAGTCTTAAGTCTACGTTCACAGAAGTTGCTAAAACATTAGCTAAAAATGAAGAAAAAATAGTTGAAGAATTAAATTCAATTCAAGGTAAATCTGTTGATATTAAGGGCTACTATTTACCTAGTACAGATTTAACGACTAAAGCAATGAGACCTAGTACTACGTTAAATACTATTTTAAGTACATTATCATAGTAATGATTTAACATACAAATAAATACATTTATAAAAAAGGTTCCAAATATGGAGCCTTTTTTGTTATAATTAATATTTACATAGCATTCATTTTTTTTTAATTTTTATATTTGCGGCATGAATTTTATTAAGACTACAGAAGCAAATTCTAAATATAATAATTTAGAAAAAATGAGTATTTCTGATTTATTAATTAATATTAATAATGAAGATAAAACAGTTCCTTTTGCTATAGAAAAAGCCTTACCACAAATAGAAATGCTTATTCATCAAACCGTTTCTAAACTTAAATTAGGTGGGCGCTTATTTTATATAGGGGCAGGTACAAGCGGTAGATTAGGAGTTGTAGATGCATCAGAATGTCCACCTACTTTTGGAGTAGACTCTAATGTAGTTATTGGATTAATTGCAGGTGGTGATAAAGCCATACGCGATGCTGTAGAATTTGCAGAAGATTCAAAAACGCAAGGTTGGAAAGATTTGTTAGAGCATAATGTAACCTCAAAAGACGTGGTTATAGGTATAGCTGCTTCAGGAACGACTCCTTATGTCATTTCTGCATTAAAAACTTGTAATGCTAACCAAATTGTTACAGGATGTATTACATGCAATGAAAACAGTCCGCTTTCATTAACAGCACAATTTCCGATTGAAGTTATTGTAGGGCCAGAATTCTTAACAGGGAGCTCTAGAATGAAAGCAGGTACTGCACAGAAGTTAGTATTAAACATGATTTCTACTGCAACTATGATTCAATTAGGAAAAGTTAAAGATAATAAAATGGTAGACATGCAATTAAGCAATGAAAAGCTTGTAGACCGTGGTATTAAAATGATTATGTCAGAATTAAAAGTCAACTATCAAGAAGCCGAACAGCTTCTAGTAGAACATAAAAATGTTAGAACAGCTATTAGTGCTTTTAGTAATGGAAACAAATAAAACAGAAAAAGAAATTCTTGTAGTTGGTTTAAAGAAAATGGGCATTTCCTTAGCTTGTATGTTTCTTGGTCCTACGCTTCTTCATATTGCTCTTACTAATAGAGAAAAGCCATTATTCATCCCCATTTTAATCTTAGGCGGTATCGTATGTATATGTGCGATATTCTTTGCCTATAAAGGACTAATGAAGATTATGGACAGTATGTTTAATCATAAAAAATAGATATACCACTAACTCAAACTACGACAAAGCCTAACATATGTATGTTGGGCTTTTTTTATGTAACATTATATTACTATGAAGTAGTAAGGTTAGATTATAAACAAAAAAAAATCCTGAACAAAATATTGTTCAGGATTAGTTTAAAAAAGGCGACGACCTACTCTCCCACAAATGCAGTACCATTGGCGCTAATGGGCTTAACTTCTCTGTTCGGAATGGTAAGAGGTGAGCCCCATCGCAATAATCACCTTAAATTGTTGGTTGTTGGTTTGTAGTTTTTGGTTGTTGGATCTTTTTCCAACTAATAACCATGAACTAACAACTATCAACCGCGCTCCTAGCGCAAATATCTTAACATATTGAAAAATACCCGGAGGTTATATACATATATACTCTAATAATAATTCTTGTACTCGTCTAAAAAAACAGGCGTACAATAAGCCTATGGGTTATTAGTACTACTCGGCTATGACATTACTGTCTTTACACCTATAGCCTATCAACGTGGTCATCTCCCACGACCCTTTAAAGAAATCTCATCTTGTGGTGGGTTTCGCGCTTATATGCTTTCAGCGCTTATCCCTTCCCAACGTAGCTACTCTGCAATGCTCCTGGCGGAACAACAGATACACCAGAGGTTGGTCCAACTCGGTCCTCTCGTACTAGAGTCAGATCCACTCAAATTTCTAACGCCCACAGTAGATAGAGACCGAACTGTCTCACGACGTTCTGAACCCAGCTCGCGTGCCACTTTAATGGGCGAACAGCCCAACCCTTGGGACCTTCTCCAGCCCCAGGATGTGACGAGCCGACATCGAGGTGCCAAACCCCCCCGTCGATATGAGCTCTTGGGGGAGATCAGCCTGTTATCCCCGGCGTACCTTTTATCCTTTGAGCGATGGCCCTTCCATGCGGAACCACCGGATCACTATGCTCTACTTTCGTACCTGATCGACTTGTAGGTCTCTCAGTCAAGCTCCCTTATGCCATTGCACTCTACGCACGGTTACCAAGCGTGCTGAGGGAACCTTTAGAAGCCTCCGTTACTCTTTTGGAGGCGACCACCCCAGTCAAACTACCCACCAAGCACTGTCCCTTCTGAAGAAGGTTAGACTCTAGATAAGCAAAGGGTGGTATTTCAACAATGACTCCACAACACCTAGCGATGCCGCTTCAAAGTCTCCCACCTATCCTACACATTACTTATCCAAAACCAATACTAAGCTATAGTAAAGGTGCACGGGGTCTTTTCGTCCCACTGCGGGTAATCGGCATCTTCACCGATACTACAATTTCACCGAGCTCATGGTTGAGACAGTGTCCAGATCGTTGCACCATTCGTGCAGGTCGGAACTTACCCGACAAGGAATTTCGCTACCTTAGGACCGTTATAGTTACGGCCGCCGTTTACTGGGGCTTCATTTTAGACCTTCGCATTACTGCTAAGCCCACCACTTAACCTTCCAGCACCGGGCAGGTGTCAGGCCATATACGTCATCTTTCAATTTAGCATAGCCCTGTGTTTTTGATAAACAGTCGCCTGGACCTTTTCACTGCGGCCCATCCGAAGATGGGCGACCCTTCTCCCGAAGTTACGGGTCTATTTTGCCTAGTTCCTTAACCATGAATCTCTCGAGCTCCTTAGAATTCTCATCCCAACTACCTGTGTCGGTTTAGGGTACGGGCTGCTTCTCTCGCTTTTCTTGGAAGTCGCTTCTCTGGATTATCACCTTGACCGTAGTCGCAGTGTACTATCGGAGTGTTACCACATCCTTCAACGTACTATTCCGTCAGTACGCACCAAATATACGCCTCCGTCACTTTTATTGAGAGCAGGTACAGGAATATTAACCTGTTGTCCATCCACTACCCCTTTCGGGTTCGCGTTAGGTCCCGACTAACCCTCAGCTGATTAGCATAGCTGAGGAAACCTTAGTCTTTCGGAGTGCGGGTTTCTCGCCCGCATTATCGTTACTTATGCCTACATTTTCTTTTCTATCCGTTCCAGCATACCTCGCAGTACACCTTCAACACAAATAGAATGCTCCCCTACCACAATTGCTTGTCCATAGCTTCGGTAATATGTTTATGCCCGATTATTATCCATGCCGAACCGCTCGACTAGTGAGCTGTTACGCACTCTTTAAATGAATGGCTGCTTCCAAGCCAACATCCTAGCTGTCAAAGCAGTTCAACCGCGTTTTTTCAACTTAACATATATTTGGGGACCTTAGCTGATGGTCTGGGTTCTTTCCCTCTCGGACATGGACCTTAGCACCCATGCCCTCACTGCTGCAGAACATTTTATAGCATTCGGAGTTTGTCAGGAATTGGTAGGCGGTGAAGCCCCCGCATCCAATCAGTAGCTCTACCTCTATAAAACTATATTGCAACGCTGCACCTAAATGCATTTCGGGGAGTACGAGCTATTTCCGAGTTTGATTGGCCTTTCACCCCTACCCACAGGTCATCCGAAGACTTTTCAACGTCAACCGGTTCGGTCCTCCACTGTATGTTACTACAGCTTCAACCTGCCCATGGGTAGATCACACGGTTTCGCGTCTACCACTACTAACTAAAGCGCCCTATTCAGACTCGCTTTCGCTACGGATCCGTGACTTAATCACTTAACCTTGCTAGCAACGGTAACTCGTAGGCTCATTATGCAAAAGGCACGCCGTCACCCTAATGGGCTCCGACCGCTTGTAAGCGTATGGTTTCAGGATCTATTTCACTCCCTTATTCAGGGTTCTTTTCACCTTTCCCTCACGGTACTAGTTCACTATCGGTCTCTCAGGAGTATTTAGCCTTAACGGATGGTCCCGCCAAATTCACACAGGGTTTCACGTGCCCCGCACTACTCAGGATACCACTATCGCGCCAATCTTTACCTATACGGGACTATCACCCTCTATGGTCACTCTTTCCAAAGTGTTCTAATTCATCATGGTCTGAATAATGTGGTCCTACAACCCCAATGTTGCCGTAACAACACTGGTTTGGGCTAATCCGCGTTCGCTCGCCACTACTTACGGAATCACTTTTGTTTTCTTCTCCTCCGGGTACTTAGATGTTTCAGTTCTCCGGGTTTGCCTCCCTAAGGATACTATATCTTCAATATAGTGGGTTGCCCCATTCGGATATTTGCGGATCACATTGTATGTGCCAATCCCCGCAACTTTTCGCAGCTTATCACGTCCTTCATCGCCTCTGAGAGCCTAGGCATTCCCCATACGCCCTTATTTAGCTTATTGTACTTTTTGCTTTTTTAATGAGTTTGTTTTTAGTTAAAAGCTCGTAAACTTTAACTAAAAACGAATTATTATTGTTTAAAATTTAACCTATATAGTATGTGCAATACTACATAAGCTAATATCTTAATGTATTTTTATGTATCTTTTTCAATATGTCAATGAACGTGTGGCTGTTCTTACTAATTAAATTAGCTTGAATCTTATGCCGTTGTGGAGAATATCGGAGTCGAACCGATGACCTCCTGCGTGCAAGGCAGGCGCTCTAGCCAGCTGAGCTAATCCCCCAAATTTAGTTTTGAGTTCTTAGTTGTTTGTTTTTAGTCCCTAGATCCTCATTGTATCTAACAACGATTAACAATGAACTAACAACTAATACCCAACTTCTAAAATTTCCTTTTCTCATTATATTTAGTAGTCTCAGGCAGACTCGAACTGCCGACCTCTACATTATCAGTGTAGCGCTCTAACCAGCTGAGCTATGAGACTCTAACTATAATAAGTATTTCTTTAAATTAACAGCTAAGAATAAATCATTCCTTTTGCAAAACCTTTACTATCTTCCAATAGTCGTCTTTCTCTAGAAAGGAGGTGTTCCAGCCGCACCTTCCGGTACGGCTACCTTGTTACGACTTAGCCCTAGTTATCGACTTTACCCTAGGCCGCTCCTTGCGGTGACGGACTTCAGGCACTTCCAACTTCCATGGCTTGACGGGCGGTGTGTACAAGGCCCGGGAACGTATTCACCGCATCATGGCTGATATGCGATTACTAGCGATTCCAGCTTCACGGAGTCGAGTTGCAGACTCCGATCCGAACTGTGATAGGGTTTATAGATTCGCTCCACCTCGCGGTGTGGCTGCTCTCTGTCCCTACCATTGTAGCACGTGTGTAGCCCAGGACGTAAGGGCCGTGATGATTTGACGTCATCCCCACCTTCCTCACAGTTTGCACTGGCAGTCTTGTTAGAGTTCCCGACATCACTCGCTGGCAACTAACAACAGGGGTTGCGCTCGTTATAGGACTTAACCTGACACCTCACGGCACGAGCTGACGACAACCATGCAGCACCTTGTAAATTGTCCGAAGAAAAAACTATCTCTAGTCCTGTCAATCTACATTTAAGCCCTGGTAAGGTTCCTCGCGTATCATCGAATTAAACCACATGCTCCACCGCTTGTGCGGGCCCCCGTCAATTCCTTTGAGTTTCATTCTTGCGAACGTACTCCCCAGGTGGGTTACTTATCACTTTCGCTTAGCCACTCAGTCTTGCGACCGAACAGCTAGTAACCATCGTTTACGGCGTGGACTACCAGGGTATCTAATCCTGTTCGCTACCCACGCTTTCGTCCATCAGTGTCAGTATATTATTAGTAATCTGCCTTCGCAATTGGTATTCTATGTAATATCTATGCATTTCACCGCTACACTACATATTCTAACTACTTCATAATAACTCAAGATAACCAGTATCAAAGGCAATTTTACAGTTGAGCTGCAAGATTTCACCTCTGACTTAATCATCCACCTACGGACCCTTTAAACCCAATGATTCCGGATAACGCTTGGATCCTCCGTATTACCGCGGCTGCTGGCACGGAGTTAGCCGATCCTTATTCTTACAGTACCGTCAAGCTCCCTCACGAGGGAGTGTTTCTTCCTGTATAAAAGCAGTTTACAACCCATAGGGCAGTCTTCCTGCACGCGGCATGGCTGGATCAGGCTCTCGCCCATTGTCCAATATTCCTCACTGCTGCCTCCCGTAGGAGTCTGGTCCGTGTCTCAGTACCAGTGTGGGGGATCTCCCTCTCAGGACCCCTATCTATCGCGGTCTTGGTAAGCCGTTACCTTACCAACTAACTAATAGAACGCATGCTCATCTTTTACCGATAAATCTTTAATATAATTGTGATGCCACAACCATATACTATGAGGTATTAATCCAAATTTCTCTGGGCTATCCCCCTGTAAAAGGTAGATTGCATACGCGTTACGCACCCGTGCGCCGGTCGTCATCTGTGCAAGCACAATGTTACCCCTCGACTTGCATGTGTTAGGCCTGCCGCTAGCGTTCATCCTGAGCCAGGATCAAACTCTTCATCGTTAAATTTTTAAGTGTTTCCACTATTACGTTTAACAACTAATGGAATTAAATTTTGGTACTCAAAATGGTTTATTCTTTTTTGTGACATTAACCGTTTCCAGTTAACATCTACGCTGTCAATTCAATATGTTAATGAACTTATTTCTCTTTATTTCTTAACGCGTTTCCTTGTTAAGCGGGTGCAAATATAAAACCCTTTTTTTAATCTCACAATGTTTTTTTGAAGTTTTTTTTAAGCCCGTTTCCGAAACTTTTTAAACCCAATAAAAACACACTGTAAAGAACTTTCTTTTCTAAAAACGTTGCCGTTTTTAGCGGCTGCAAACCTACAACCTTTATTTCTAATAACAATGCTTTATTTAATCTTTTTTAAAATAATTTAAATTCGATTGCAATAGCCTGTTAATGAATTTTTTGCTTAACTAAACTACCATAGTTGCGTCGCTAAGCGGGTGCAAATATACCACCTTTTATTTCTTTTATCCTAACCTTTTTTTAAAGTTTTTTGAAATAATTTGTAAATACATTATTACCAATAGGTTATATTCATGTTTAGCTTGCAACTTAAATTATTATGCATAAACTAAACACTAAAAGTGCTTGTTTACAACAACATTAAATTAGTGCTTCTATCATAAAACAAATTAAAACTCTATAAAAACAGTCGGGAGTTAGAACTATGTAAGGTTTTAAATTTTCCTACTACTCTATATATAATAGATTAGTAAGAGAATATCATGGTTAAATAAGTTAGTTATAGTATTTTTAAACATAAAAAGACTGCTTATTTATTTTAATTAAGTCTCACAATTATTAAACACATATTGTTTTGAATATAAAAAAAGACGTTATTATTATTGGTGCGGGTCCTATAGGTATCGCTTGTGCAAAAGCTTGCAAAGAGACCAACCTTAATTATCTTGTTATAGAGAAAGGTTCTCTAACCAATTCCATTTATAATTATCCATTAAACATGACCTTCTTCTCTACTTCAGAGAAATTAGAAATTGATGGTATCCCTTTTATAAGTAATAATCCTAAACCTAATAGAAACGAAGCTTTAGAATATTATAGACGTGTAGCTAGCTCAAACCAGTTAGACATCAACTTATATGAAGAAGCAAATTCAATTGTAAAAGACGGCAACGTCTTTAATATACAGACTAATAAAGAAAACTACACCTCTAAAAAGGTCATATTAGCTACAGGTTTTTACGATATCCCAATATCTTTAAATGTTCCTGGTGAAGATTTACCTAAGGTATCACATTACTATAAGGAAGCACATCCTTATAGTATGCAAAATGTTGTTGTTGTTGGAGCCAGTAATTCCTCTGTAGATGCCGCTTTAGAAATTTACCGCAAAGGCGGAAATGTTACTATGGTAATAAGAGGCGATGCGATTGGAGAGCGAGTTAAATATTGGGTAAAACCTGACATTATAAATAGAATCTCAGAAGGATCGATAGCCGTACATTTTAAATCTGAAATAGAACAAATTAAAGATAAAGCTGTTATTGTAAATACGCCTGAAGGGAAACTTACTATTAAAAATGATTACGTCCTTGCTCTTACTGGTTATCAGCCTAATATTAAATTATTAGAAGATGCCGGAATTACGTTTTCTGAAGATGGTAAGTTTATTCCGGATTATAATGACGAAACTATGGAAACTAATATTGAAGGTTTATTTCTAGCAGGAGTTATTTGTGGCGGTATGGAAACTCACAAATGGTTTATAGAAAATTCCAGAGTTCATGCCAAGAAAATCATACAACATCTTACCCAAGTTTTATAGCAATACCCTATAAAATCCTATTTTAAAACAAAAAACATAGCCTGTATGGAGATTGTATTTTTTGTTTTAAAATAGCAATTTGGGATTTTTTAACTATAAATCTAACTACGTTCTTTTAGTGTATATAATATGTACTATTAAAATAAGAGCGGAAAGTATTAACCCTAACACAGAAACTCCTGTCCATTTATAATACTCCCAAGCTAATGCACCTAATGATGTCCCTAAAGCACCACCTATAAAAAAAGACACCATATATACTGTATTCACTCTGTTACGTGCTTCTGGGTTTTTAGAAAAAATAATACTCTGATTTGTTATATGAAGTGCTTGCATCCCTAAGTCTACTAAAACTACACCAACCACAATTCCGATTAACGAATATGCAGAAACAAGAAAGACTAGCCAAGACACGATTAATAATAATGTTGCATAAATAATAATTTTATTTTTCGACATCTTATCATTTAATTTTCCTACAACTGCTGCACCTAAAGCGCCTCCCATACCTAGTAACCCGAATAAGCCTGTTACTGTACTTCCATAGCCAAAGTTATCTTCCATTAAAAACACTAAAGTAGTCCAAAAAGCACTTAAGCAACCAAAAGATAACGCACCACGTAATGCTGCTAAACGTAAAGTGGGTTCTGTTTTAAAATAATGAAAGACAGATTTTAATAAACTGACATACGTACCAGAGAATTCTGGGTTTAGTTTTGGTAATTTAAATCTTAAAACCACAAACAGAATAGCCATTATTATGGTTGCCGTATAATACATGGTTCTCCAACCATATTGTTCGCCTATAAATCCACTAATAACACGGCTTCCTAAAATACCTATAAGCAAGCCACTCATAACTATACCAATAGATCTTCCACGGTCTTTTTCTTCACTTAATTGTGCTGCCATTGGTACAAAAAGTTGTGGTAAAGCAGACGTAAAGCCTATAAAAAAACTACTCGCTATTAATAACAACAAAGAACTTGAAGTTGCTGCTGCTAATAATGCTAAAATCATTAGGAAAAAATCGATTTGCAAAATTTTATGATTAGCGACTTTATCTCCTAAAGGGATAATAAAAAGCAATCCAAAAGCATAACCCAATTGTGTGCTTAATGCTACATGACTAACTTCAGATTCAGACACTCCAAAATCTACTGCTATTTGACCTAGCAAAGGTTGATTGTAATATAAATTTGCCACAACCAAACCGGCAGAAAGGCTCATTAAATACAAAACGGCATTGGTAAGTTTATTCATTTTTATAAGAAATCTAACGCCAAATTAAACAATATCTTTTAATACATTTTTATAAAAATTTAGAGATAAAACCTATAGTACTGAAATACTTTAATTTAAGCCTCCACAAAAAAATTATACTCAATCTTAAATGCACAAGAATTAGCTATAAAACATAAATTTCCTGCTTTTTCATGAAGTGATTCGGCCAATTGAATTTGATCCTGATTCTCTATTTTTACTTGTGGATTAAGACTAATTTTGGCAAAGGCTCCGCTTCCGTTTGCTTGTAAGTTTAATATACCTTCTACTGTATCCGAATATTCTAATATAGTAATTCCTGCTTGCTCACATACATATAAATAAGACATAAAATGACATGATG is a window of Formosa sediminum DNA encoding:
- a CDS encoding DUF6095 family protein, which produces METNKTEKEILVVGLKKMGISLACMFLGPTLLHIALTNREKPLFIPILILGGIVCICAIFFAYKGLMKIMDSMFNHKK
- a CDS encoding YpdA family putative bacillithiol disulfide reductase, which produces MNIKKDVIIIGAGPIGIACAKACKETNLNYLVIEKGSLTNSIYNYPLNMTFFSTSEKLEIDGIPFISNNPKPNRNEALEYYRRVASSNQLDINLYEEANSIVKDGNVFNIQTNKENYTSKKVILATGFYDIPISLNVPGEDLPKVSHYYKEAHPYSMQNVVVVGASNSSVDAALEIYRKGGNVTMVIRGDAIGERVKYWVKPDIINRISEGSIAVHFKSEIEQIKDKAVIVNTPEGKLTIKNDYVLALTGYQPNIKLLEDAGITFSEDGKFIPDYNDETMETNIEGLFLAGVICGGMETHKWFIENSRVHAKKIIQHLTQVL
- the murQ gene encoding N-acetylmuramic acid 6-phosphate etherase, producing MNFIKTTEANSKYNNLEKMSISDLLININNEDKTVPFAIEKALPQIEMLIHQTVSKLKLGGRLFYIGAGTSGRLGVVDASECPPTFGVDSNVVIGLIAGGDKAIRDAVEFAEDSKTQGWKDLLEHNVTSKDVVIGIAASGTTPYVISALKTCNANQIVTGCITCNENSPLSLTAQFPIEVIVGPEFLTGSSRMKAGTAQKLVLNMISTATMIQLGKVKDNKMVDMQLSNEKLVDRGIKMIMSELKVNYQEAEQLLVEHKNVRTAISAFSNGNK
- a CDS encoding MFS transporter, whose product is MNKLTNAVLYLMSLSAGLVVANLYYNQPLLGQIAVDFGVSESEVSHVALSTQLGYAFGLLFIIPLGDKVANHKILQIDFFLMILALLAAATSSSLLLLIASSFFIGFTSALPQLFVPMAAQLSEEKDRGRSIGIVMSGLLIGILGSRVISGFIGEQYGWRTMYYTATIIMAILFVVLRFKLPKLNPEFSGTYVSLLKSVFHYFKTEPTLRLAALRGALSFGCLSAFWTTLVFLMEDNFGYGSTVTGLFGLLGMGGALGAAVVGKLNDKMSKNKIIIYATLLLIVSWLVFLVSAYSLIGIVVGVVLVDLGMQALHITNQSIIFSKNPEARNRVNTVYMVSFFIGGALGTSLGALAWEYYKWTGVSVLGLILSALILIVHIIYTKRT
- a CDS encoding OsmC family protein yields the protein MPIPFQFKISNSWSLEHASKITSKGGSIKTHQVFLEKGKTLEVSAAKPFKGDPSKYNPEELLMAALSSCHFMSYLYVCEQAGITILEYSDTVEGILNLQANGSGAFAKISLNPQVKIENQDQIQLAESLHEKAGNLCFIANSCAFKIEYNFFVEA